A genome region from Archaeoglobus fulgidus DSM 4304 includes the following:
- a CDS encoding ABC transporter ATP-binding protein, whose translation MVGYAVELEGISKSYDSTTVLEDINLRIQQGEFFSLLGPSGSGKTTIIRIIAGLTFPDQGFVRINGEDCTSLPPYRRNVGMVFQNLALFPHLNVFENVAYGLRLRKIPEGEIKDRVYRYLELVNLDPEIYAKRKVEQLSGGQQQRVAIARALVTEPSILLLDEPLGALDLKIRQHMISELKRIQKTLGTTFIYVTHDQSEALLLSDRLAVLNEGRIHQIGTPREIYERPKTRFVASFIGETNFLEARVVNGEVITEIGKVRVFGLDGAREFCISIRPEKLKINQQAENTFEAVVEEIGYLGSFLMLKLRAGDVVVKAFAPPQENVREGERVIVGWDSRDAVILEA comes from the coding sequence GTGGTTGGCTACGCTGTCGAACTTGAGGGCATTTCAAAGAGCTACGACAGCACTACGGTGCTCGAAGACATAAATCTCAGGATTCAGCAGGGTGAGTTCTTCTCCCTGCTTGGCCCAAGTGGTTCCGGGAAAACCACAATCATACGGATAATTGCGGGACTTACCTTTCCCGATCAGGGTTTTGTGAGGATTAACGGGGAGGATTGCACCTCTTTACCGCCCTACAGGCGCAACGTCGGTATGGTGTTTCAGAATCTCGCCCTCTTCCCCCATCTTAACGTTTTTGAAAACGTCGCCTACGGGTTGAGGCTGAGAAAGATTCCCGAAGGTGAGATAAAGGATAGGGTTTACCGCTACCTCGAACTCGTCAACCTCGACCCTGAGATTTACGCAAAAAGGAAGGTAGAGCAGCTATCTGGAGGGCAGCAGCAGAGGGTTGCAATTGCGAGGGCTCTGGTTACCGAGCCTTCCATCCTGCTCCTCGACGAGCCGCTCGGCGCTCTGGATTTAAAGATAAGGCAGCACATGATTTCCGAACTTAAAAGAATCCAGAAGACGCTGGGAACGACCTTCATTTACGTCACCCACGACCAGAGCGAGGCTTTGCTGCTTTCCGACAGGTTGGCCGTCCTCAATGAAGGCAGAATCCACCAGATTGGGACGCCAAGGGAAATCTACGAGAGGCCAAAAACGAGGTTCGTCGCCTCATTCATAGGCGAAACCAACTTTCTGGAGGCAAGGGTCGTGAACGGAGAGGTCATCACCGAAATCGGAAAGGTGAGGGTTTTCGGCCTTGATGGGGCGAGGGAGTTCTGCATATCCATCCGCCCTGAAAAGCTTAAAATCAACCAGCAGGCTGAGAACACCTTTGAGGCTGTCGTTGAGGAAATTGGCTACCTCGGAAGCTTTTTGATGCTGAAGCTGAGGGCTGGCGATGTTGTAGTGAAGGCCTTCGCCCCGCCGCAGGAAAATGTTAGGGAAGGGGAAAGGGTGATTGTTGGTT
- the proS gene encoding proline--tRNA ligase produces the protein MTLPSKENFSEWYHEVIQTAEIMDVRYPVKGLYVWFPFGFKIRQLVYSKLREIMDREHDEVYFPALIPETELGKEGEHIKGFEDEVYWITHGGLTPLDVKLALRPTSETAMYPMFRLWVRNHADLPLKVYQIVNTFRYETKHTRPLIRLREITSFKEAHTVHKDFEEAAEHVKKAIGFYKEFYDFLAIPYMVIRRPEWDKFPGAAYTIAFDTIMPDGRTLQIGTVHHLADNFARTFDIKYEAPNGEHYYAHQTCYGISERCIAALISVHGDDLGLVLPFEVAPVQIVIIPILYKGKEEAVMEACRKLAEKLKAFRVVLDEGEDRPGAKYYKWELKGVPIRFEIGPRDAEKGVAVVSFRDEKRKFEVPLDEVDEGKVLEWARELKQRLRNAAAERMAEKVKFVENTGEIEEWGGVVAVYLCSDEDCGHSVEEHGKSLLGWFEEVPDWLDLEPEGKCVVCGREGRLAALAKTY, from the coding sequence ATGACTCTTCCATCGAAGGAAAACTTCTCAGAGTGGTATCACGAGGTCATTCAGACAGCAGAGATAATGGACGTCAGGTATCCGGTTAAGGGGCTTTACGTATGGTTCCCCTTCGGCTTCAAAATCAGGCAGCTCGTTTACTCAAAGCTGAGAGAGATTATGGACAGGGAGCATGATGAGGTTTACTTCCCCGCCCTCATCCCTGAGACCGAGCTTGGCAAGGAGGGAGAGCACATAAAGGGCTTTGAGGACGAGGTTTACTGGATTACCCACGGCGGACTAACGCCCCTTGACGTTAAGCTTGCTTTGAGGCCGACAAGCGAGACTGCAATGTATCCAATGTTCAGACTTTGGGTGAGAAACCACGCTGATTTGCCTTTGAAGGTTTACCAGATAGTAAACACCTTCCGCTACGAAACGAAGCACACGAGACCGCTCATCAGGCTGAGGGAGATCACGTCCTTCAAAGAGGCACACACCGTGCACAAAGACTTTGAAGAGGCAGCGGAGCACGTTAAGAAGGCCATAGGCTTCTATAAAGAGTTTTATGATTTCCTTGCCATTCCCTACATGGTCATCCGCCGTCCCGAGTGGGACAAGTTTCCGGGAGCGGCGTACACAATAGCATTCGACACAATAATGCCCGACGGCAGAACACTGCAGATAGGCACGGTTCACCATTTAGCCGACAACTTCGCCAGAACTTTTGACATAAAGTATGAAGCGCCCAACGGCGAGCACTACTACGCCCACCAGACATGCTATGGAATTTCGGAGAGATGCATTGCAGCTTTGATAAGCGTCCACGGAGACGACCTTGGCCTTGTGCTGCCCTTTGAGGTTGCACCAGTGCAGATAGTCATAATCCCAATTCTCTACAAGGGCAAGGAAGAGGCGGTAATGGAAGCTTGCAGAAAGCTGGCTGAGAAGCTGAAGGCCTTCAGAGTCGTTCTTGATGAAGGGGAGGACAGGCCGGGGGCGAAGTACTACAAGTGGGAGCTTAAGGGCGTGCCCATAAGATTTGAAATAGGGCCGAGGGATGCGGAGAAGGGGGTTGCGGTGGTTTCTTTCAGGGATGAAAAAAGGAAGTTTGAGGTTCCGCTGGATGAGGTAGATGAGGGCAAGGTTCTGGAGTGGGCAAGAGAGCTCAAGCAGAGGCTGAGGAATGCAGCAGCGGAAAGGATGGCAGAGAAAGTGAAGTTTGTTGAAAATACAGGCGAAATTGAAGAATGGGGCGGAGTAGTAGCGGTCTATCTTTGCAGCGATGAGGACTGCGGACACAGCGTTGAAGAGCATGGAAAGAGCCTCCTCGGATGGTTTGAGGAGGTGCCAGACTGGTTGGATTTGGAGCCTGAGGGTAAGTGTGTTGTTTGTGGCAGAGAAGGTAGATTGGCGGCTCTAGCCAAGACTTATTAA
- the speD gene encoding adenosylmethionine decarboxylase, whose product MIVGRHIIAELYGVKEELIAKEEVVRSIVEEVVDKAELTKVGSVYKQFNPHGVTGIVLIAESHVSIHTWPEYGLVNLDIFTCGDTSKVEKAFKLFLEKFKPESYRHYVLDRG is encoded by the coding sequence ATGATAGTCGGTCGGCATATTATCGCAGAACTGTACGGGGTGAAGGAGGAGCTTATCGCCAAAGAGGAGGTGGTACGCTCCATTGTGGAGGAGGTGGTGGATAAAGCAGAGCTTACGAAAGTAGGCAGCGTTTACAAACAGTTCAATCCCCACGGCGTTACGGGGATTGTTTTGATTGCTGAAAGCCACGTTTCTATACACACATGGCCTGAATACGGGCTTGTTAACCTCGACATTTTCACGTGCGGTGATACAAGCAAGGTCGAGAAGGCCTTTAAGCTGTTCCTTGAGAAGTTCAAGCCAGAATCCTATCGCCACTACGTTCTTGACAGGGGGTAA
- a CDS encoding bis-aminopropyl spermidine synthase family protein: MDRIVRQILVKLLGGERSVYELIYYQDASLREFFELLNSLRDEGLIEVESGKVRITEKGREVAEKERLKFCGDVECECCEGTGLSINPYFKEILQKYSEIAKDRPETIEVYDQGFISLEGVIRRVEFVYDRGDLNGRIFVVGDDDLFGIAASLTGMPEKVAVVDIDERLINFINRVAEEYSLNVEAFVYDVQQAFPDELKRKFDVFVTDPVETIPGLKLFLSRGVSTLKGVGGAGYFGITTLEASRRKWYEIQRMIHDMGFIITDLRRRFNVYPEDEKNFFRFQEKLPIVRHLQAKVDFNWYNSTLFRIEAVKEPKPIVEGEMIIDEKVYKDDESWATPY, encoded by the coding sequence ATGGACAGGATTGTCAGGCAGATACTGGTAAAGCTCCTTGGAGGAGAAAGAAGCGTTTACGAGCTAATTTACTATCAGGATGCATCGCTGAGGGAGTTCTTTGAACTCCTCAACTCTTTGAGGGATGAGGGGCTGATTGAAGTTGAGAGCGGGAAAGTGAGGATTACCGAGAAGGGCAGGGAGGTTGCCGAGAAAGAGAGGCTAAAGTTCTGCGGAGATGTTGAGTGTGAGTGCTGTGAGGGTACGGGGCTTTCAATCAACCCCTATTTTAAGGAAATTTTGCAGAAGTACTCCGAAATAGCCAAGGACCGCCCCGAAACCATTGAAGTCTATGATCAGGGATTCATCAGCCTTGAAGGTGTGATAAGGAGAGTTGAGTTCGTTTACGACAGAGGAGATTTGAATGGCAGAATTTTTGTCGTCGGCGATGATGATCTATTCGGCATTGCCGCATCGCTGACGGGGATGCCTGAGAAGGTTGCTGTTGTGGACATCGATGAGAGGCTAATCAACTTCATAAACAGGGTGGCTGAGGAGTATAGCCTCAACGTTGAGGCCTTTGTTTATGACGTCCAGCAGGCTTTTCCGGACGAGCTCAAAAGGAAGTTTGACGTCTTCGTCACCGATCCGGTAGAGACAATCCCCGGATTGAAGCTCTTCCTTTCGAGGGGGGTTTCAACGCTTAAGGGCGTTGGTGGAGCTGGATACTTCGGCATAACAACCCTTGAAGCTTCGAGAAGGAAATGGTACGAGATTCAGAGGATGATTCACGACATGGGCTTCATCATCACTGACCTCAGGAGGAGGTTCAACGTTTATCCTGAGGATGAGAAGAACTTCTTCAGATTTCAGGAGAAGCTGCCAATCGTGAGGCATCTGCAGGCGAAGGTGGACTTCAACTGGTACAACTCAACTCTTTTCAGAATTGAGGCCGTGAAGGAGCCCAAGCCCATCGTAGAGGGAGAGATGATAATAGACGAGAAAGTTTACAAGGACGACGAGAGCTGGGCGACCCCCTACTGA